A region from the Peromyscus leucopus breed LL Stock chromosome 9, UCI_PerLeu_2.1, whole genome shotgun sequence genome encodes:
- the LOC119086118 gene encoding transcription factor GATA-4-like, with the protein MYQSLAMAANHGPPPGAYEAGGPGAFMHGAGAASSPVYVPTPRVPSSVLGLSYLQGGGGGAASGAASGGSSGAAPSGAGPGTQQGSPGWSQAGAEGAAYTPPPVSPRFSFPGTTGSLAAAAAAAAAREAAAYSTGGGSAGAGLAGREQYGRPGFAGSYSSPYPAYMADVGASWAAAAAASAGPFDSPVLHSLPGRANPARHPNLGEYGRALSPIWGIQLSQLG; encoded by the coding sequence ATGTACCAAAGCCTGGCCATGGCCGCCAACCACGGCCCCCCGCCCGGCGCCTACGAGGCGGGCGGCCCGGGCGCCTTCATGCACGGCGCGGGCGCCGCGTCCTCGCCCGTCTACGTGCCCACGCCGCGGGTGCCGTCCTCCGTGCTAGGTCTGTCGTACCTGCAGGGCGGAGGAGGAGGCGCTGCCTCCGGAGCCGCCTCGGGTGGCAGCTCCGGGGCCGCCCCGTCGGGTGCGGGGCCCGGGACCCAGCAGGGCAGCCCGGGCTGGAGCCAGGCTGGAGCCGAGGGAGCCGCCTACACCCCGCCGCCTGTGTCCCCCCGCTTCTCCTTCCCGGGGACCACTGGGTCCCTGgcggccgccgccgctgccgccgccgcccgggaAGCCGCAGCCTACAGCACTGGCGGCGGGTCTGCTGGAGCGGGCCTGGCCGGCCGAGAGCAGTATGGGCGTCCGGGCTTCGCGGGCTCCTATTCCAGCCCCTACCCGGCCTACATGGCCGACGTGGGTGCGTCCTgggccgcggccgccgccgcctctgCAGGCCCCTTCGACAGCCCAGTTCTGCACAGCTTGCCCGGACGGGCCAACCCTGCGCGACACCCCAATCTCGGTGAGTACGGAAGGGCTTTGAGTCCTATCTGGGGCATTCAACTTTCCCAACTCGGTTGA